One Zonotrichia albicollis isolate bZonAlb1 chromosome 25, bZonAlb1.hap1, whole genome shotgun sequence genomic window carries:
- the WNT4 gene encoding protein Wnt-4 isoform X1, with protein MSVPRMPSRVWAQHARRYPRALPACAQHTGWIQPLQARSSAQRYLAKLSSVGSISEEETCEKLKGLIQRQVQMCKRNLEVMDSVRRGAQLAIEECQYQFRNRRWNCSTLDTLPVFGKVVTQGTREAAFVYAISSAGVAFAVTRACSSGELDKCGCDRTVQGGSPQGFQWSGCSDNIAYGVAFSQSFVDIRERSKGASSNRALMNLHNNEAGRKAILNNMRVECKCHGVSGSCEFKTCWKAMPPFRKVGNVLKEKFDGATEVEQSEIGSTKVLVPKNSQFKPHTDEDLVYLDSSPDFCDHDLKNGVLGTSGRQCNKTSKAIDGCELMCCGRGFHTNEVEVVERCSCKFHWCCSVKCKPCHRVVEIHTCR; from the exons ATGAGTGTGCCTCGTATGCCTTCACGTGTGTGGGCTCAGCATGCTCGACGTTATCCCAGGGCGCTGCCAGCTTGTGCCCAGCACACGGGATGGATCCAGCCTCTCCAGGCACGCAGTTCTGCACAGAG GTACCTGGCAAAGCTGTCTTCAGTAGGGAGCATCTCTGAGGAGGAGACTTGTGAGAAGCTGAAGGGCTTGATCCAGCGCCAGGTGCAGATGTGCAAGAGGAACCTGGAGGTGATGGACTCGGTGCGACGCGGAGCCCAGCTGGCCATTGAGGAGTGCCAGTACCAATTCCGCAACCGCCGCTGGAACTGCTCCACACTGGATACCCTGCCTGTCTTCGGCAAGGTGGTGACACAAG GGACACGAGAGGCAGCGTTCGTCTACGCCATCTCTTCAGCAGGGGTGGCCTTCGCCGTGACCCGCGCCTGCAGCAGTGGCGAGCTGGACAAGTGTGGCTGTGACCGCACAGTGCAGGGGGGCAGTCCACAGG GCTTCCAGTGGTCAGGCTGCTCCGATAACATCGCCTACGGTGTGGCCTTCTCGCAGTCCTTCGTTGACATCCGTGAGAGGAGCAAAGGGGCCTCTTCCAACAGAGCATTAATGAACCTCCACAACAACGAGGCAGGGAGGAAG GCGATCCTGAACAACATGCGGGTGGAATGTAAGTGTCATGGTGTGTCAGGCTCATGCGAGTTCAAGACGTGCTGGAAGGCCATGCCCCCCTTCCGCAAAGTGGGCAACGTCCTCAAGGAGAAATTCGACGGTGCCACAGAGGTCGAACAGAGCGAGATTGGATCCACCAAAGTGCTGGTGCCCAAAAACTCCCAGTTCAAGCCACACACAGACGAGGACCTCGTCTACCTAGACTCCAGTCCTGACTTCTGTGACCACGACCTCAAGAATGGGGTCCTGGGCACCAGTGGACGGCAGTGCAACAAGACCTCCAAGGCCATCGATGGCTGCGAGCTGATGTGTTGTGGCCGTGGCTTTCACACGAACGAAGTGGAGGTTGTGGAAAGGTGCAGCTGCAAATTCCACTGGTGCTGCTCTGTCAAGTGCAAACCCTGCCATCGGGTGGTGGAGATCCACACATGCCGGTGA
- the WNT4 gene encoding protein Wnt-4 isoform X2 has protein sequence MSPEYSLRSLLLIILATFSANASNWLYLAKLSSVGSISEEETCEKLKGLIQRQVQMCKRNLEVMDSVRRGAQLAIEECQYQFRNRRWNCSTLDTLPVFGKVVTQGTREAAFVYAISSAGVAFAVTRACSSGELDKCGCDRTVQGGSPQGFQWSGCSDNIAYGVAFSQSFVDIRERSKGASSNRALMNLHNNEAGRKAILNNMRVECKCHGVSGSCEFKTCWKAMPPFRKVGNVLKEKFDGATEVEQSEIGSTKVLVPKNSQFKPHTDEDLVYLDSSPDFCDHDLKNGVLGTSGRQCNKTSKAIDGCELMCCGRGFHTNEVEVVERCSCKFHWCCSVKCKPCHRVVEIHTCR, from the exons GTACCTGGCAAAGCTGTCTTCAGTAGGGAGCATCTCTGAGGAGGAGACTTGTGAGAAGCTGAAGGGCTTGATCCAGCGCCAGGTGCAGATGTGCAAGAGGAACCTGGAGGTGATGGACTCGGTGCGACGCGGAGCCCAGCTGGCCATTGAGGAGTGCCAGTACCAATTCCGCAACCGCCGCTGGAACTGCTCCACACTGGATACCCTGCCTGTCTTCGGCAAGGTGGTGACACAAG GGACACGAGAGGCAGCGTTCGTCTACGCCATCTCTTCAGCAGGGGTGGCCTTCGCCGTGACCCGCGCCTGCAGCAGTGGCGAGCTGGACAAGTGTGGCTGTGACCGCACAGTGCAGGGGGGCAGTCCACAGG GCTTCCAGTGGTCAGGCTGCTCCGATAACATCGCCTACGGTGTGGCCTTCTCGCAGTCCTTCGTTGACATCCGTGAGAGGAGCAAAGGGGCCTCTTCCAACAGAGCATTAATGAACCTCCACAACAACGAGGCAGGGAGGAAG GCGATCCTGAACAACATGCGGGTGGAATGTAAGTGTCATGGTGTGTCAGGCTCATGCGAGTTCAAGACGTGCTGGAAGGCCATGCCCCCCTTCCGCAAAGTGGGCAACGTCCTCAAGGAGAAATTCGACGGTGCCACAGAGGTCGAACAGAGCGAGATTGGATCCACCAAAGTGCTGGTGCCCAAAAACTCCCAGTTCAAGCCACACACAGACGAGGACCTCGTCTACCTAGACTCCAGTCCTGACTTCTGTGACCACGACCTCAAGAATGGGGTCCTGGGCACCAGTGGACGGCAGTGCAACAAGACCTCCAAGGCCATCGATGGCTGCGAGCTGATGTGTTGTGGCCGTGGCTTTCACACGAACGAAGTGGAGGTTGTGGAAAGGTGCAGCTGCAAATTCCACTGGTGCTGCTCTGTCAAGTGCAAACCCTGCCATCGGGTGGTGGAGATCCACACATGCCGGTGA